The Impatiens glandulifera chromosome 8, dImpGla2.1, whole genome shotgun sequence genome includes a window with the following:
- the LOC124912220 gene encoding tetraspanin-8-like, which translates to MFRLSNNLVGILNFITFLLSIPILWAGVWLSKQGVTECERFLDKPLIALGVFLMLVSLAGLIGACCRVTWLLWVYLLVMFILILILFCFTIFAFAVTNKGAGENLSGKGYKEYRLGDYSNWLQKRVNSPKNWNKIQSCLQDSNVCKSLIGSQTPADKFFMEHLSSVQSGCCKPSNDCGFEYVSPTNWNQTGNSTIDGNPDCKVWRNDESLLCYGCQSCKAGLLDNLKRDWKKVAVVNIVFIVFLIIVYSIGCCAFRNNRRDNHRHYYPTSKI; encoded by the coding sequence ATGTTTCGCTTGAGCAATAACCTAGTGGGGATCTTAAACTTCATCACCTTCCTCCTCTCAATCCCAATCCTCTGGGCAGGAGTATGGCTAAGCAAACAAGGCGTCACCGAATGCGAACGTTTTCTAGACAAACCATTAATAGCACTCGGAGTCTTTCTAATGCTCGTTTCCCTAGCAGGTCTAATCGGCGCATGTTGCCGCGTCACTTGGTTACTCTGGGTTTACCTTCTCGTCATGTTCATCCTCATCCTTATCCTCTTCTGCTTCACCATCTTCGCTTTCGCTGTCACCAACAAAGGCGCCGGCGAGAATCTCTCCGGCAAAGGTTACAAGGAGTACCGTCTCGGCGACTACTCAAATTGGCTTCAGAAACGCGTTAACAGCCCAAAGAACTGGAACAAAATACAGAGTTGTTTACAGGACAGCAATGTTTGTAAGAGCTTGATTGGATCTCAAACCCCTGCTGATAAGTTCTTCATGGAACACTTATCTTCTGTACAGTCTGGTTGCTGTAAACCGTCGAATGACTGTGGATTTGAATACGTAAGCCCTACCAATTGGAATCAGACGGGAAATTCAACAATCGATGGCAACCCTGATTGCAAAGTGTGGAGGAATGATGAGAGTTTGCTGTGTTATGGCTGTCAGTCTTGTAAGGCGGGTCTGTTGGATAATCTGAAACGTGACTGGAAGAAGGTGGCGGTGGTGAACATTGTATTCATCGTCTTCCTTATCATCGTTTACTCGATTGGGTGTTGTGCTTTCAGGAACAACAGGAGGGATAATCATCGCCATTATTATCCGACCAGTAAAATATAG